AGCTAACCCCGTAGGTCGGCGCCCTGCTGCTGCTCGGTGCCCCGGCGCTGGTGATCGGGACCTTCGCCGGGGAGCGCCTCTTTCGCGGACTGGACGCCGAGCTGTTCCGCCGCACCGTGCTGGTGCTGCTCGCGGTCAGCTCCGTCTCCATGGTCACCCGGGTGGTCACCGCCTGAAACCCGCTGCTCAGACCGCGAACCCGTCCGTTCAGGCTCGGGTCCGCGCCGTCTCCGGGGCAGCAGGTCGCGCACCGTGACCCCCTTGGTGCGCATCAGCAGCACGGAGAGCACGCTGACCACCACGATGGTCACCGCACCACCGGTGAACAGGCTGGCCTGCGGACCGAAGACGTCCGCGATCAGGCCCACCACGGGGGCGCCGATCGGGGCCACGCCCATGAAGACCAGCAGGAACATGCTCATCACCCGACCGCGCATCTGCGGGTCGACGCTCATCTGGAAGGTGGCGTTGAGCGTGGTCACGAAGGTCATGAAGAGCACGCCCATCGGGACGAGGACCAGCACGAAGGCCACGTAGCCCGGCATCAGCCCCGCCACGAGCTGGGCGGCACCGAAGCCCATCGAGCCGATGAGCACCAGCTTCAGTCGCGGGTGTTCGCGCCGTGCGGCCAGCAGGGCGCCGGCCAGCGCGCCCACCGCGAGCGCGGCGGCGGCCACCCCGAAGGCCTCGGCGCCGGCCTCGAACACGTTGTTGACCATGAGCGCGATCTGGGTCTGCCCGTTGGCGCCGAAGAACTGCACCGAGCCGGCCAGCACCAGCAGCAGGACGAGGTCGCGTCTACCCCCGATGTAACGCAGGCCCTCGCGGATCTGTCCCTTGCCGCGCGGCAGGCGTTCGGTGGGGTTGAGGTCGGCGGTGCGGATCATCAGCAGCGCGACGATCGTGAAGGCGAACGAGAGCCCGTTGATCATGAACACCGGACCGCTGCCGACCAGGCCGATGAGCACACCGGCGACGGCGGGCCCGGTGACCCGGCCGAGCTGGAAGCTGGCGCTGTTCAGGGCGATGGCGTTGGGCAGCAGGTCCCGGTCGACCATCTCCGGGACGAAGGCCTGGCGCCCCGGGTTGTCCAGCACGGTGATCATGCCGAGGCCGAAGGCGAACACGTACACGTGCCAGACCTCGGCGGCGCCGAGCACGGCCAGGACTCCCAGGCCGACGGCGAGCACGCCCATGCTGGCCTGGGTGAGGATCAGCAGCTTGCGCTTGTCGAAACGGTCCACCATGGCGCCGCCCCAGAGCCCGAAGAAGAGCATGGGCAGGAACTGCAGCGCGGTGGTCATCCCCAGTGCGATGCCGCTGCCGCCGCTGAGCTGGAGGACCAGCCAGTCCTGGGCGATGCGCTGCATCCAGGTGCCGGGGTTGGAGATCAGCTGGCCGAGCGCGTAGATCCGGTAGTTGCGCACGGACAGGGAACGGAACATCGCGACACGGCGCATCAGTCCCTCCCCGTGGCGGCGGCGGGCCGGGGAAGGACGGAAGCGGCCACCGGGACGTGGTTTCGGGGGCACATAAGTAAACGGCGTTGACTCATCATCCGAGTCAACGCCGTTCACCGTGCCGCGCATTCCCCGTAACGGGGCCCGTGCCGGAGCACGTCCCCGTTTCAGGGAGGAATCAGCCGATCAGCGCGTAGATCGGCGCCTCGGCGAAGTGGATCAGGAAGACCACCGAGATGAGCCACAGCAGCGGGTGCACCTGGCGGCCCCGGCCCGTGACCAGCATGACGAAGGCGAAGGCGAGCAGACCGAACCCGATGCCGTTGGCGATCGAGTAGGTGAAGGGCATCATGATGATCGCCAGGAAGGAACCGATGCCGATCGCCGGGTCCTTGAAGTTGATGTTGGTGACCTGGGTCATCATCATGAAGCCGACGATGACCAGCACCGGGGTGGCGGCCTCGAAGGGCACCAGGGTGACCAGCGGTGTGAAGAGCGTCGCGATCAGGAACATCGCACCGGTGACGATCGGGGCGATACCCGTCCGGGCACCCTCACCGACACCCGCGGCGGACTCGGCGTAGACGGTGGCCACCGAGGCCGAACCCGCACCACCGAGCAGGGTGCCGATGGCGTCGGCGGTCAGGACCTCGCGGCTGCCCTCGATGTTGCCGTCCTCGTCCGCCAGGCCGGCCTGCTGGGCGACACCCACCATGGTGCCCATCGTGTCGAAGAAGTCGGCCAGCAGCAGGGTGAAGATCAGCATCACGAGGGTGGCCGCGCCGATGTCGGAGAAGCGTCCCGAAAGGCCGCCCTCGGCGAAGAGTCCCAGGAGGGAGACGTCCGGCACCGCGACGAGGTCGCCCACGCTGGTGGGCAGGGTGGGAACGGTCAGGCCCCAGCCGAGGCCGCCTTCGCCGTCGCCGAGGACCGCTTCGACGGCGATGGCGATGACCGTGGTGACCACGATGCCGATGAGCAGCGCGCCACGAACGTTGCGCACGTACAGGGCGATGCTCAGGAGCAGGCCGATGACGAAGATCAGGATGGGCCAGCCGTTGAGGCCGCCGTCACCGAGCTGGACCGGGGTGCCTTCACCGGCCTGCACGAAA
This DNA window, taken from Nocardiopsis exhalans, encodes the following:
- a CDS encoding MFS transporter; this encodes MRRVAMFRSLSVRNYRIYALGQLISNPGTWMQRIAQDWLVLQLSGGSGIALGMTTALQFLPMLFFGLWGGAMVDRFDKRKLLILTQASMGVLAVGLGVLAVLGAAEVWHVYVFAFGLGMITVLDNPGRQAFVPEMVDRDLLPNAIALNSASFQLGRVTGPAVAGVLIGLVGSGPVFMINGLSFAFTIVALLMIRTADLNPTERLPRGKGQIREGLRYIGGRRDLVLLLVLAGSVQFFGANGQTQIALMVNNVFEAGAEAFGVAAAALAVGALAGALLAARREHPRLKLVLIGSMGFGAAQLVAGLMPGYVAFVLVLVPMGVLFMTFVTTLNATFQMSVDPQMRGRVMSMFLLVFMGVAPIGAPVVGLIADVFGPQASLFTGGAVTIVVVSVLSVLLMRTKGVTVRDLLPRRRRGPEPERTGSRSEQRVSGGDHPGDHGDGADREQHQHGAAEQLGVQSAKEALPGEGPDHQRRGTEQQQGADLRG
- a CDS encoding NCS2 family permease translates to MNAPTPSPTESREPKGSMDRFFKISERGSTFGTEVRGGMATFFAMAYIVVLNPLIIGTAEDVNGEMLGIPGVAAMTALVAAISCVIMGMVSRYPFAIAAGMGLNAVIAYGIAPFMPWADVFLLVIIEGLLLLILVLTGFRTAVFSAIPPGLKIAIAVGVGLFLAFIGLVNAGFVQAGEGTPVQLGDGGLNGWPILIFVIGLLLSIALYVRNVRGALLIGIVVTTVIAIAVEAVLGDGEGGLGWGLTVPTLPTSVGDLVAVPDVSLLGLFAEGGLSGRFSDIGAATLVMLIFTLLLADFFDTMGTMVGVAQQAGLADEDGNIEGSREVLTADAIGTLLGGAGSASVATVYAESAAGVGEGARTGIAPIVTGAMFLIATLFTPLVTLVPFEAATPVLVIVGFMMMTQVTNINFKDPAIGIGSFLAIIMMPFTYSIANGIGFGLLAFAFVMLVTGRGRQVHPLLWLISVVFLIHFAEAPIYALIG